The DNA segment GGACTCTCCTACACCCGCTCCCTCCACGAATGTCAGAACGCCCACGAGCAGCACCATAGCGCCGCCCGCGAGCGCCCCTATGCCGCGGATACCCGTAAACCCTCCCATTATCAGCCCGGATACTTGCACCAGAATTCCTGCGAGGGTTAACTGTGCACCGAGTAGTACGGTAGGGTTTGGGCCGGGGGATACGTGGTACGTGAGCTGGCCGTCCGGGTGGGCTGAGCATACGTAGTCGAAGCGCCCGGGGTTCTTGAACACCTGGGACGCGGCGCCGCCGGGCTGTACGTACAGCCCTCCGAGCTTGTGCGGCGCCGTGTCCTCGTTTCTAAGTACAAACGTATCCTTGCTACGTAGAAAGATCTCGCGCGGGATAGGGTCAAAATCCTCCCCGCGCGCGAGCCTCTCCGTAGTGCCGGCCGGAATTGTTATGACAATCTCCTCCGGGCATTCAAGACCTTCGCCCAGTACATCCAGGCTGCGTAGAGGGCGCAGGCCAGTGCGACACCGGCGGCCCAGAGGAGGATGAGCTTCTTCTTCCGCTGGGTGTCCATAGGGCTACGGCGCCCTGACTTCGGCTTCGACGGTGACATTGCCGCTGTCACGGAAGCTGAGTATTACGATGACGCTGTCGCCGACTTTGACGTCTTGCTTCAGGTCCAGGAGCATGACGTGGAGGCCCCCTGCTTTAGCTCTGCC comes from the SAR202 cluster bacterium genome and includes:
- a CDS encoding copper chaperone PCu(A)C; its protein translation is MLLDLKQDVKVGDSVIVILSFRDSGNVTVEAEVRAP